One window from the genome of Sulfodiicoccus acidiphilus encodes:
- the htpX gene encoding zinc metalloprotease HtpX, whose amino-acid sequence MNAAVVKIKLSMILASIGIVLLGLALGLAVTTYLFGYTFGTGLIIGILGFIFVLNILQWLLGPYFINMAYRAKEVKPDDPTYGWLLWDVSEVARNNGLPAPKVYIANVPFPNAFAYGSPLAGKRVAITAPTLRILNRDELKAVLGHELGHLRHRDVELLMAVGLIPALVYWLGYSLFWGGMFGEGGRGNNSGLLFLIGIALIAVSFLFQLFMLFLNRMREAYADINAAQTVPGGASNLQTALAKIVASVDPSVAQRYKSNTTMKMLFFAPIDVKEVPEDDVRAIVEGWKHEKVSWHADLFSDHPHPAKRIQLLEKMKGSYYY is encoded by the coding sequence TCTTGCCTTAGGGCTGGCCGTTACAACTTACCTGTTCGGTTACACGTTCGGGACCGGCCTCATAATCGGTATACTAGGCTTCATATTCGTGCTCAACATACTGCAGTGGCTCCTAGGTCCCTACTTCATTAATATGGCTTACAGGGCCAAGGAGGTGAAGCCAGACGATCCGACGTATGGTTGGCTCCTGTGGGACGTCAGTGAGGTCGCGAGGAATAACGGTCTACCCGCTCCTAAGGTTTACATAGCTAACGTACCTTTCCCCAACGCTTTCGCCTACGGTAGTCCGTTGGCAGGAAAAAGGGTGGCCATAACTGCTCCAACCCTCAGGATCCTCAACAGGGACGAGTTGAAAGCCGTGCTAGGACACGAACTTGGACACTTGAGACACAGGGACGTGGAGTTGCTGATGGCAGTAGGGCTCATACCAGCCCTAGTGTACTGGCTCGGTTACAGCCTATTCTGGGGCGGAATGTTCGGTGAGGGAGGCAGGGGCAACAACTCTGGCCTGCTCTTCCTGATAGGCATAGCACTAATAGCGGTGAGCTTCCTCTTCCAACTATTCATGCTTTTCCTCAACAGAATGAGGGAGGCTTACGCTGACATAAACGCTGCACAGACCGTTCCAGGAGGTGCGAGCAACCTCCAAACCGCGCTAGCTAAGATAGTTGCCTCAGTAGATCCTTCAGTTGCCCAGAGGTACAAGTCTAACACTACCATGAAGATGTTGTTCTTCGCCCCCATAGACGTGAAGGAGGTTCCGGAAGACGACGTAAGGGCGATAGTTGAGGGTTGGAAACACGAAAAAGTGTCTTGGCACGCCGACCTTTTCAGCGATCACCCCCACCCCGCCAAGAGGATTCAGCTATTGGAGAAAATGAAGGGCAGCTACTACTATTGA
- a CDS encoding CBS domain-containing protein, protein MIIRDRTTVTLVKVEEVMRTSLITLSLDSTLEEAVQVMSNIDAGRVVILEGEEVRGILSTRDIVELFATLGKDMLKLSVSSVAKQGVTTVAPRDELEIAVRKMLWGGFGGLPVVENGKLVGLLSEREILKVVSRSQSTGIVDSVMTSSLVTTSPDTPIRDIAKLMANRKVRRLPLLEGEEVKGIVTAADLVKGLKKGGEKAIEVGSKSVIWCMRETHLRDAASIMVERRIGSLIVGKGEKKPEGIVTERDLLFGSLNVIQ, encoded by the coding sequence ATGATAATTAGGGACAGAACCACAGTAACACTTGTGAAAGTAGAGGAAGTAATGAGGACTTCATTAATCACCCTCTCCTTAGACTCCACGCTCGAGGAGGCAGTCCAGGTGATGTCGAATATAGATGCGGGAAGGGTGGTGATTCTAGAAGGAGAAGAAGTTAGGGGGATCCTGTCAACTAGGGACATTGTTGAGCTATTTGCAACTCTAGGAAAGGATATGCTTAAGCTGAGCGTCTCCAGCGTGGCCAAGCAAGGGGTAACTACAGTGGCTCCTCGAGACGAATTAGAAATTGCAGTGAGGAAAATGCTCTGGGGTGGGTTTGGGGGATTACCTGTTGTCGAGAACGGAAAACTGGTTGGATTGTTAAGCGAGAGGGAGATCCTCAAGGTGGTAAGTAGATCTCAAAGCACGGGGATTGTGGACTCAGTGATGACTTCATCTCTAGTCACAACTTCTCCCGACACTCCAATCAGGGACATAGCGAAGTTGATGGCAAATAGAAAGGTCAGGAGACTACCCCTACTTGAGGGCGAAGAGGTAAAGGGGATAGTAACTGCCGCGGACCTGGTTAAGGGGTTAAAGAAAGGAGGAGAGAAGGCAATAGAGGTGGGTTCTAAGTCAGTAATTTGGTGTATGCGAGAAACTCACCTAAGGGATGCTGCGTCAATCATGGTAGAGAGAAGGATAGGCTCCCTGATTGTGGGAAAGGGAGAGAAAAAGCCCGAAGGGATCGTGACGGAGAGGGACTTACTTTTCGGTTCCCTCAATGTGATTCAATAG